A window of Gadus chalcogrammus isolate NIFS_2021 chromosome 16, NIFS_Gcha_1.0, whole genome shotgun sequence contains these coding sequences:
- the LOC130405945 gene encoding uncharacterized protein LOC130405945 isoform X1, whose product MCAPKHAKWAAGHGRAGSRYDHCFAVHTCIGTHPECLLSNFIRQKLLTKLILYLLPSFIQYSAMALQGVILYLLVLFPAALLIEDSPNSHPDGPPITCGRLGSEKLLRKKSSNSICCGDEQYSPDTHCCCWDGALRTEARGCSRCCEQDKNQAPLACCGQRPFDPSSAVCCGLKILAHPLRCCGGGAYHTNTQLCCGPLGREKILSKKHEENICCGDGQYSNGTHECLGDPPRVKERPVSPGTRSDRASIPRPAEYRGIEISFQSCGQGAYHTNTQLCCGPLGREKILSKEHEENICCGDGQYSNGTHECLGDPPRVKERPVSPGTRSDRAFIPMPAEYRGIEISFQSCGQGAYHTNTQLCCGPLGREKILSKEHEENICCGDAQYSNGTHECLGDPPRVKERPVSPGTRPVSPGTRSDRATIPRPADSSALPVSSVMAEQLAPSTVNLPVAEPGGRPRVRVSGRGPADPPDSRGTGPAPSSPSPWTRLRGMLFRSGRS is encoded by the exons ATGTGCGCACCGAAGCATGCCAAGTGGGCAGCAGGCCATGGTAGAGCCGGCTCCCGTTATGATCACTGCTTCGCCGTCCACACCTGCATCGGGACGCACCCTGAGTGTTTGCTCTCTAATTTTATCCGTCAAAAGTTGTTGACAAAGCTGATTCTTTACCTCCTTCCGTCTTTCATACAGTACTCAGCCATGGCCCTTCAGGGAGTGATTCTCTATCTATTAG TCCTGTTTCCAGCTGCCCTCCTCATCG AAGACTCGCCAAACAGCCATCCTGATGGCCCGCCCATAACTTGTGGACGACTTGGCAGTGAGAAACTGTTGCGCAAGAAATCCAGCAACAGTATCTGCTGTGGAGACGAACAGTACAGCCCTGAcacccactgctgctgctgggacgGGGCGCTCCGTACCGAAGCCCGGGGCTGCTCCCGCTGCTGTGAACAAGACAAGAACCAAGCTCCCCTAG CCTGCTGTGGCCAACGGCCCTTCGACCCCAGCTCCGCCGTCTGCTGTGGACTGAAGATCCTGGCCCACCCGCTCCGATGCTGTGGGGGAG GGGCCTACCACACCAACACCCAGCTGTGCTGTGGACCCCTGGGCAGAGAGAAGATCCTCTCCAAGAAACACGAGGAGAACATTTGCTGTGGAGACGGCCAGTACAGCAATGGGACCCACGAGTGCTTGGGAGACCCTCCTAGAGTCAAGGAGCGCCCAGTGTCCCCTGGGACGCGCTCAGACCGGGCTTCCATCCCCAGGCCAGCAG AGTACAGAGGGATTGAGATCTCCTTCCAGAGCTGTGGTCAGG GGGCCTACCACACCAACACCCAGCTGTGCTGTGGACCCCTGGGCAGAGAGAAGATCCTCTCCAAGGAACACGAGGAGAACATTTGCTGTGGAGACGGCCAGTACAGCAATGGGACCCACGAGTGCTTGGGAGACCCTCCTAGAGTCAAGGAGCGCCCAGTGTCCCCTGGGACGCGCTCAGACCGGGCTTTCATCCCCATGCCAGCAG AGTACAGAGGGATTGAGATCTCCTTCCAGAGCTGTGGTCAGG GGGCCTACCACACCAACACCCAGCTCTGCTGTGGACCCCTGGGCAGAGAGAAGATCCTCTCCAAGGAACACGAGGAGAACATTTGCTGTGGAGACGCCCAGTACAGCAATGGGACCCACGAGTGCTTGGGAGACCCTCCTAGAGTCAAGGAGCGCCCAGTGTCCCCTGGGACGCGCCCAGTGTCCCCTGGGACGCGCTCAGACCGGGCGACCATCCCCAGGCCAGCAG ACTCCTCAGCTCTTCCGGTATCCTCAGTCATGGCAGAACAACTCGCCCCATCCACTGTAAAT TTACCCGTCGCTGAGCCTGGGGGCCGGcctcgggttagggttagcggaCGCGGACCTGCGGACCCCCCTGACAGCAGGGGGACGGGCCCTGCTCCGTCCTCCCCCAGTCCCTGGACTAGGCTGAGGGGGATGCTGTTCAGGTCAGGCCGCAGCTGA
- the LOC130405945 gene encoding galaxin-like isoform X2 has protein sequence MALQGVILYLLVLFPAALLIEDSPNSHPDGPPITCGRLGSEKLLRKKSSNSICCGDEQYSPDTHCCCWDGALRTEARGCSRCCEQDKNQAPLACCGQRPFDPSSAVCCGLKILAHPLRCCGGGAYHTNTQLCCGPLGREKILSKKHEENICCGDGQYSNGTHECLGDPPRVKERPVSPGTRSDRASIPRPAEYRGIEISFQSCGQGAYHTNTQLCCGPLGREKILSKEHEENICCGDGQYSNGTHECLGDPPRVKERPVSPGTRSDRAFIPMPAEYRGIEISFQSCGQGAYHTNTQLCCGPLGREKILSKEHEENICCGDAQYSNGTHECLGDPPRVKERPVSPGTRPVSPGTRSDRATIPRPADSSALPVSSVMAEQLAPSTVNLPVAEPGGRPRVRVSGRGPADPPDSRGTGPAPSSPSPWTRLRGMLFRSGRS, from the exons ATGGCCCTTCAGGGAGTGATTCTCTATCTATTAG TCCTGTTTCCAGCTGCCCTCCTCATCG AAGACTCGCCAAACAGCCATCCTGATGGCCCGCCCATAACTTGTGGACGACTTGGCAGTGAGAAACTGTTGCGCAAGAAATCCAGCAACAGTATCTGCTGTGGAGACGAACAGTACAGCCCTGAcacccactgctgctgctgggacgGGGCGCTCCGTACCGAAGCCCGGGGCTGCTCCCGCTGCTGTGAACAAGACAAGAACCAAGCTCCCCTAG CCTGCTGTGGCCAACGGCCCTTCGACCCCAGCTCCGCCGTCTGCTGTGGACTGAAGATCCTGGCCCACCCGCTCCGATGCTGTGGGGGAG GGGCCTACCACACCAACACCCAGCTGTGCTGTGGACCCCTGGGCAGAGAGAAGATCCTCTCCAAGAAACACGAGGAGAACATTTGCTGTGGAGACGGCCAGTACAGCAATGGGACCCACGAGTGCTTGGGAGACCCTCCTAGAGTCAAGGAGCGCCCAGTGTCCCCTGGGACGCGCTCAGACCGGGCTTCCATCCCCAGGCCAGCAG AGTACAGAGGGATTGAGATCTCCTTCCAGAGCTGTGGTCAGG GGGCCTACCACACCAACACCCAGCTGTGCTGTGGACCCCTGGGCAGAGAGAAGATCCTCTCCAAGGAACACGAGGAGAACATTTGCTGTGGAGACGGCCAGTACAGCAATGGGACCCACGAGTGCTTGGGAGACCCTCCTAGAGTCAAGGAGCGCCCAGTGTCCCCTGGGACGCGCTCAGACCGGGCTTTCATCCCCATGCCAGCAG AGTACAGAGGGATTGAGATCTCCTTCCAGAGCTGTGGTCAGG GGGCCTACCACACCAACACCCAGCTCTGCTGTGGACCCCTGGGCAGAGAGAAGATCCTCTCCAAGGAACACGAGGAGAACATTTGCTGTGGAGACGCCCAGTACAGCAATGGGACCCACGAGTGCTTGGGAGACCCTCCTAGAGTCAAGGAGCGCCCAGTGTCCCCTGGGACGCGCCCAGTGTCCCCTGGGACGCGCTCAGACCGGGCGACCATCCCCAGGCCAGCAG ACTCCTCAGCTCTTCCGGTATCCTCAGTCATGGCAGAACAACTCGCCCCATCCACTGTAAAT TTACCCGTCGCTGAGCCTGGGGGCCGGcctcgggttagggttagcggaCGCGGACCTGCGGACCCCCCTGACAGCAGGGGGACGGGCCCTGCTCCGTCCTCCCCCAGTCCCTGGACTAGGCTGAGGGGGATGCTGTTCAGGTCAGGCCGCAGCTGA